In Spirosoma aureum, a single genomic region encodes these proteins:
- a CDS encoding sensor histidine kinase: MSLFGQTARYLLLSAFLIALVGSVGFYTLIHRKIRHEVDEILVSQVDQAQKHLQHHPFAGLTDGDDNPHIEPISQVVQSEFKDLRIRDSVKANSFIPVRQFQTTIVADGQHYLVRVRLPYYEFNELARDLSIWIIIGFLVLMALSVLVGLALSSRLWRPFYVTIDQLSQFRLDQPASLSFPQAHVREFDLLSRSLGELTRKVRQQFSLQKQFTENASHELQTPLAVASAELDFLLQSQHLTENDHTHLQRATDALSRLSQLNRSLLLLTQVDNDQFAADELADLSEVIQQYLLDFEPFFTHKHLAVTVAIQPEVQLRMNRQLMGVLLTNLLKNTARHCPVGGRVALSLTNDQLSICNTGEPLPFAESQLFNRFVKDPARPDSIGLGLALVRQICDRYGFPLTYAYDQANKTHSFQIGLISDKANNFKFAT; this comes from the coding sequence ATGAGTCTATTCGGTCAAACGGCCCGTTATCTGTTGCTGTCGGCATTTCTCATTGCTTTGGTGGGGTCTGTCGGGTTTTATACACTCATTCACCGAAAAATCCGGCATGAAGTCGATGAAATTCTGGTCAGTCAGGTTGACCAGGCCCAAAAGCACCTTCAGCACCATCCCTTCGCCGGACTTACCGATGGAGACGATAATCCGCATATCGAACCCATCAGCCAGGTAGTACAATCGGAATTTAAGGATCTGAGGATACGGGATTCAGTAAAAGCGAATTCGTTTATACCCGTGCGCCAGTTCCAGACAACGATAGTTGCCGACGGTCAGCATTATTTAGTGCGGGTTCGGCTACCTTATTATGAATTCAACGAGTTGGCTCGTGATTTGTCGATCTGGATAATCATTGGCTTTTTGGTGCTAATGGCCTTGTCTGTTCTGGTAGGGCTCGCCCTGTCAAGCCGACTGTGGCGTCCCTTCTATGTCACAATTGATCAGCTCAGCCAATTTAGGCTCGATCAACCGGCCAGCCTTTCTTTTCCGCAGGCCCACGTACGCGAGTTTGATTTACTGAGTCGGTCGCTGGGCGAATTGACCCGGAAAGTTCGCCAGCAGTTTTCACTCCAGAAGCAGTTTACCGAAAATGCTTCCCACGAACTGCAAACTCCCTTAGCCGTCGCATCGGCTGAACTGGATTTTTTGCTCCAGTCGCAACACCTGACCGAAAACGACCATACCCATCTCCAACGGGCGACCGATGCCCTAAGTCGGCTGAGCCAGTTAAATCGCTCCCTGTTGTTACTGACCCAGGTTGATAATGACCAGTTTGCGGCCGATGAACTCGCCGATCTGAGCGAAGTTATTCAACAGTATCTGCTTGATTTTGAGCCGTTTTTTACCCATAAACACTTGGCCGTAACCGTAGCCATCCAGCCGGAGGTACAACTCCGGATGAATCGGCAGCTGATGGGTGTACTCCTTACGAATCTCTTAAAAAATACGGCCCGACATTGTCCGGTTGGTGGTCGCGTGGCGCTTTCGTTGACAAATGATCAACTAAGTATTTGCAACACGGGTGAGCCACTTCCGTTTGCCGAAAGTCAGTTATTCAATCGGTTTGTCAAGGATCCGGCCCGCCCTGATTCCATCGGCTTAGGACTGGCCTTAGTCAGGCAGATTTGCGATCGGTACGGGTTTCCACTAACCTATGCCTACGATCAGGCAAATAAAACGCATTCATTTCAGATTGGACTCATCAGCGACAAAGCAAACAACTTCAAATTTGCTACATAA
- a CDS encoding response regulator transcription factor, which translates to MKILLVEDEPDLLQAVCRYLEGEGYAVTTADTYPEAAQKANDYDYDCVVVDLMLPGGHGFDLVRALKGRQSATGIIVVTAKDTLADKLTGLEIGADDYLTKPFHLPELNARIRSVLRRRLFGGHEQLKAGELTIWLNQQRAQIRDTDAKLTSKEYELLLFLVTNADRLLAKSAIAEHVWGDAMDAADSHEFLYTHVKNLRRKLIAAGCPDYIQTRYGAGYIFSVRTP; encoded by the coding sequence ATGAAGATACTGTTAGTAGAAGACGAGCCTGATTTACTGCAGGCGGTGTGTCGCTATCTGGAAGGGGAGGGCTACGCGGTTACCACGGCCGATACGTATCCGGAGGCCGCCCAGAAAGCGAATGATTACGACTATGATTGTGTCGTGGTGGATTTGATGTTGCCCGGCGGACACGGATTCGATCTGGTTCGGGCTTTAAAAGGTCGCCAGTCGGCCACCGGAATTATTGTCGTTACGGCGAAGGATACACTGGCCGATAAACTCACTGGGCTTGAGATCGGAGCGGACGATTATTTGACCAAACCCTTTCATCTCCCTGAGCTGAACGCTCGAATCCGGTCAGTACTCCGTCGGCGCTTGTTTGGCGGCCATGAGCAATTGAAGGCGGGGGAACTGACCATCTGGCTCAATCAGCAACGTGCACAGATTCGGGATACGGATGCCAAACTGACCAGTAAAGAGTATGAATTACTGCTGTTTCTGGTCACCAATGCTGACCGACTCTTAGCCAAATCGGCCATCGCCGAGCATGTATGGGGTGACGCGATGGATGCCGCTGACTCGCACGAGTTTCTCTATACACACGTAAAGAATCTTCGCCGGAAGCTCATTGCTGCGGGCTGCCCTGATTATATTCAGACCCGCTACGGAGCGGGTTACATCTTTTCTGTCCGTACGCCATGA
- a CDS encoding MFS transporter — translation MENQIGLLGDVKPLKMRWVMVSLAFLATVLNYVHRLSFNYLSADGDLRKLIPDDAFGYIGTAFFVAYMLSNAFSGFVIDKLGTRVGYALCMAFWTSAGLVHAFAVTPLQFGICRFFLGIGEAGNWPAAIKLTTEWFPPNERSTASGIFNSGSALGAVIVPPMVAYLGVEYGWQATFVILAVFGYLWLAIFWFTYYTPEQSVKEAKARIIPPLKLLKTRFVIMFTLSKTFMDPVWYFVTFWIGRYLVDVHHWDLKQIGWYATIPFIIADVGNLVGGYFTQYIIKRGVPIPKARKIAVAIAGSIMGVSLLLGPIVITTPLSALLIFGMAGFGYTAYTANSLAFPADVVPKSAAASVWGLACVGTGLGGALFQSLSGLVLKSYSGTLGYAAAYNILFIGFGVVALIGLLIMMFFMGPLVKNKELHQYVEADVPVLQA, via the coding sequence ATGGAAAATCAGATTGGTTTACTGGGCGATGTTAAACCGTTGAAAATGCGTTGGGTCATGGTGAGCCTGGCATTTCTGGCCACAGTGCTCAACTACGTTCACCGACTTTCGTTCAACTATCTAAGTGCGGATGGTGATCTGCGGAAGCTTATTCCCGACGATGCGTTCGGCTACATTGGCACCGCTTTTTTTGTGGCTTATATGCTATCCAACGCCTTTTCAGGCTTTGTGATCGATAAACTTGGCACGCGCGTCGGGTACGCGTTGTGCATGGCTTTCTGGACGAGTGCCGGGTTAGTTCATGCCTTTGCCGTTACGCCCCTACAGTTCGGCATCTGTCGATTTTTCCTGGGTATTGGCGAAGCAGGAAACTGGCCGGCTGCTATCAAACTGACCACCGAGTGGTTCCCTCCGAACGAGCGGTCTACGGCGTCGGGAATTTTCAACAGCGGTTCCGCTTTGGGTGCGGTGATTGTGCCGCCGATGGTCGCTTATCTTGGCGTCGAATACGGCTGGCAGGCTACGTTCGTCATTCTGGCGGTTTTTGGGTACCTATGGCTGGCTATTTTCTGGTTTACGTACTACACACCCGAACAATCGGTGAAAGAGGCCAAAGCTCGAATTATTCCACCCCTGAAACTACTCAAAACCAGGTTTGTGATCATGTTCACACTCTCAAAAACCTTTATGGACCCGGTTTGGTATTTTGTTACGTTCTGGATTGGCCGTTACCTCGTCGATGTTCATCACTGGGATTTGAAACAGATTGGCTGGTATGCCACGATTCCCTTCATTATCGCTGATGTAGGCAATCTGGTCGGCGGGTATTTCACACAATACATTATCAAGCGGGGCGTTCCAATTCCCAAAGCCCGAAAAATCGCGGTTGCCATCGCTGGCTCCATTATGGGAGTATCCTTGTTGCTGGGACCGATTGTCATTACTACACCCTTGTCGGCGTTGTTGATTTTCGGGATGGCTGGATTTGGGTATACGGCATACACGGCAAATTCGCTGGCGTTTCCGGCAGATGTAGTGCCAAAAAGTGCGGCTGCCTCCGTTTGGGGATTGGCCTGCGTCGGCACGGGGCTTGGCGGGGCTTTATTTCAGTCGCTGTCGGGTCTGGTTCTGAAATCCTATTCAGGCACATTAGGGTATGCGGCCGCCTACAACATCCTGTTTATTGGTTTTGGGGTAGTTGCTCTGATTGGTTTGTTGATTATGATGTTTTTCATGGGCCCGCTGGTCAAAAACAAAGAACTCCATCAGTACGTCGAAGCTGATGTTCCCGTTTTACAGGCTTAA
- the araD1 gene encoding AraD1 family protein: METTRLVQLSDASRQRRVALVQEPLLRFLQNTTSIYALALDAIQNKQPLTDLIQSRLSDESIDYQPVYDGQSAWKLLPAFDHPEDPFGCLVSGTGLTHKNSALNRQMMHESAVEKPTDSMQIYQWGLEGGSPEPGTIGVQPEWFYKGNGSMLRAHGQSLDVPEYGDDGGEEPEVAGVYIVDEAGTPWRIGFCTGNEFSDHIMEKKNYLYLAPSKLRQCAIGPELVVTDDFSEWTGTVSVDRSGTSLWASPIRTGEKNMAHSLQNLEYHHFKYEAHRLPFQAHVHFFGADAFSFGQGIALQDGDLMRVEWDGLGRALQNPLRLINTTEQLLTVKAL; encoded by the coding sequence ATGGAAACGACACGATTAGTGCAACTGTCGGATGCTTCTCGGCAACGGCGGGTTGCTTTGGTGCAGGAACCGTTGCTGCGATTTTTGCAAAATACTACATCAATTTATGCGTTAGCGCTTGACGCAATTCAGAATAAACAGCCTTTAACTGATCTCATTCAGAGCCGTTTGTCAGATGAGTCGATTGATTATCAGCCCGTATACGATGGCCAAAGTGCCTGGAAACTGTTGCCTGCTTTCGATCATCCCGAAGACCCATTCGGGTGTTTGGTGTCGGGAACGGGACTAACCCACAAAAACAGCGCATTAAACCGGCAGATGATGCACGAGTCGGCCGTTGAAAAGCCAACCGATAGCATGCAGATATACCAGTGGGGTCTGGAAGGCGGTTCGCCGGAACCGGGAACCATCGGTGTGCAGCCAGAGTGGTTTTATAAAGGGAATGGGTCGATGCTAAGGGCTCATGGTCAGTCACTTGATGTGCCTGAATACGGAGACGATGGGGGAGAGGAGCCAGAAGTTGCAGGGGTTTATATAGTGGATGAAGCCGGTACGCCCTGGCGGATTGGTTTTTGTACGGGGAATGAGTTTTCCGACCACATCATGGAGAAAAAGAACTACCTGTATCTCGCGCCTTCCAAGTTACGACAGTGCGCTATTGGCCCTGAACTGGTCGTTACCGATGACTTCAGTGAATGGACGGGTACGGTAAGCGTCGACAGGAGCGGAACGTCTCTTTGGGCGTCTCCAATCCGAACGGGCGAGAAAAATATGGCTCATAGCCTGCAAAACCTGGAATACCACCATTTTAAATACGAAGCTCACCGGTTGCCGTTTCAGGCACACGTCCACTTTTTTGGTGCGGATGCCTTCAGTTTCGGTCAGGGAATTGCGTTGCAGGACGGCGATTTGATGCGGGTTGAGTGGGATGGATTAGGCCGTGCACTGCAAAATCCACTCAGGCTCATCAACACGACCGAACAGTTATTGACTGTCAAGGCTTTATGA
- a CDS encoding SDR family NAD(P)-dependent oxidoreductase — protein MEQISVEHSILDLFKLHGQTALVIGGNRGLGLAMAQGLAEAGANIVIAARDEATNQQSEEAIKSTYGVDCISTVCDVTAEKSVRSAVNQTVDQFGKVDILINSAGINIRGAIEDLSLDDFTKVQQVNVTGTWLACREVIPVMKQHGYGRIINIGSMLALTAIPDRTPYATSKGAILQLTRSLAMEVAKEGITVNAILPGPFATDLNLPLLNDPEKYQAFIAKIPMGRWGELHEISGIALYLASRASSYVTGSCFSVDGGWVTQ, from the coding sequence ATGGAACAAATTTCGGTGGAACATAGCATTTTAGACCTGTTCAAGCTGCACGGTCAAACGGCGCTGGTGATAGGCGGGAACCGTGGACTTGGTTTGGCGATGGCCCAGGGATTGGCCGAGGCCGGGGCCAATATTGTGATTGCTGCCCGCGATGAAGCCACAAATCAGCAATCCGAAGAAGCGATCAAATCGACCTATGGCGTCGATTGCATCAGCACTGTTTGTGACGTAACGGCCGAAAAAAGCGTCAGATCGGCTGTTAATCAAACGGTAGATCAGTTCGGTAAAGTGGATATTCTGATCAATTCTGCCGGGATCAATATTCGGGGAGCCATCGAAGATTTATCGCTCGATGACTTTACGAAGGTACAGCAGGTCAACGTAACGGGTACCTGGCTGGCCTGCCGCGAAGTGATTCCAGTTATGAAGCAGCATGGATACGGCCGGATCATCAACATCGGCTCGATGCTGGCGTTGACGGCCATTCCCGACCGTACGCCCTATGCCACCAGTAAAGGTGCCATTCTGCAGCTGACCCGCTCGCTGGCCATGGAAGTAGCTAAAGAAGGCATTACGGTCAATGCCATTTTGCCGGGTCCGTTCGCTACTGATTTGAACTTACCCTTACTGAATGACCCGGAGAAATATCAGGCATTCATCGCCAAAATTCCAATGGGCCGCTGGGGCGAACTTCACGAGATTAGCGGTATTGCGCTGTACCTGGCCAGTCGGGCGTCCAGCTATGTAACGGGCTCCTGCTTTTCGGTGGATGGCGGCTGGGTAACTCAGTAA